From Paraburkholderia sabiae, a single genomic window includes:
- a CDS encoding 5'-nucleotidase: MAFSLDDKLVVAISSRALFDFEEENRVYEDGDLRAYETLQRERLNVPAKPGVAFPLIRKLLALNTGAHRVEVVILSRSDPISGLRAFSSCREHGLAIERGVFTRGRPPFAYLKPLNASLFLSANQDDVRDALAAGFPAARVLPESAKMAGKYPDEIRIAFDGDAVLFSDEAERVFQKDGLGAFVGHEIDNKDLPLADGPLKPLLKALHRLQTLADEAAPMHIRTALVTARSAPAHERAIRTLMAWNIEIDEAMFLGGLDKGAFLREFEPDFFFDDQIRHCESARDVTAIGHVVSGIVNAS; encoded by the coding sequence ATGGCTTTTTCGCTCGACGACAAGCTGGTGGTGGCGATCTCCTCGCGCGCGCTGTTCGATTTCGAGGAAGAGAACCGCGTGTACGAGGACGGCGACCTGCGCGCGTACGAAACGCTGCAGCGCGAACGGCTGAACGTCCCCGCCAAGCCCGGCGTCGCGTTTCCGCTGATTCGCAAGCTGCTGGCGCTGAATACGGGCGCGCATCGCGTGGAAGTGGTGATTCTGTCGCGCAGCGATCCCATCAGCGGCTTGCGCGCGTTCAGTTCGTGCCGAGAGCATGGCCTCGCGATCGAGCGCGGCGTGTTCACGCGCGGCCGACCGCCGTTTGCGTATCTGAAGCCGTTGAATGCGTCGCTGTTTCTGTCCGCGAATCAGGACGACGTGCGCGACGCGCTGGCGGCCGGATTTCCCGCTGCACGCGTGTTGCCCGAATCGGCGAAAATGGCGGGTAAGTACCCGGACGAAATCCGCATCGCGTTCGACGGCGACGCCGTTCTATTTTCCGACGAAGCGGAGCGCGTGTTCCAGAAGGACGGGCTAGGCGCCTTCGTCGGTCACGAGATCGACAACAAGGATCTGCCGCTCGCCGACGGGCCGCTGAAGCCTTTGCTGAAGGCGCTGCATCGTTTGCAGACGCTGGCCGACGAAGCCGCGCCGATGCACATTCGCACCGCGCTGGTGACGGCGCGCTCGGCGCCTGCGCACGAGCGCGCGATCCGGACATTGATGGCCTGGAACATCGAAATCGACGAAGCGATGTTTCTTGGCGGGCTCGACAAGGGCGCGTTTCTGCGCGAGTTCGAGCCGGACTTTTTCTTCGACGACCAAATTCGCCACTGCGAATCGGCCCGTGACGTGACAGCGATCGGGCATGTCGTGAGTGGCATCGTGAACGCATCATGA
- the ilvA gene encoding threonine ammonia-lyase, biosynthetic, whose translation MASHDYLKKILTARVYDVARETELEYARNLSARLRNPIYLKREDNQPVFSFKVRGAYNKMAHIPADALARGVITASAGNHAQGVALSAARMGVKAIIVVPVTTPQVKVDAVRAHGGPTVEVVQSGESYSDAYAHAVKLQEQQGLTFVHPFDDEYVIAGQGTVAMEVLSQHQAPIHAIFVPIGGGGLAAGIAAYVKSVRPEIKVIGVQTDDSCAMAESIKAGKRVTLNEVGLFSDGTAVKLVGEETFRLCQQYLDEVLTVNTDALCAAIKDVFQDTRSVLEPAGSLAVAGAKQYAEREGIENQTLIAVTSGANMNFDRMRFVAERAEVGEAREAVFAVTIPEERGSFKRFCELVGTRSVTEFNYRIADANSAHIFVGVQIRNRGESAQIAGTFEEHGFATVDLTGDELSKQHIRYMVGGRSPLAHDERLFRFEFPERPGALMKFLSSMAPNWNISLFHYRNQGADYSSILVGIQVPSAEDAEFARFLATLGYPYWEETSNPVYRLFLG comes from the coding sequence ATGGCCTCCCACGACTATCTGAAGAAAATCCTCACCGCCCGCGTCTACGACGTCGCGCGTGAGACCGAACTCGAATATGCGCGGAATCTTTCCGCACGGCTGCGCAACCCGATTTACCTGAAGCGCGAAGACAACCAGCCCGTCTTCTCGTTCAAAGTGCGCGGCGCGTACAACAAGATGGCGCACATTCCCGCCGACGCCCTCGCGCGCGGCGTGATTACGGCTTCGGCGGGCAACCATGCACAGGGCGTCGCGCTGTCGGCGGCCCGGATGGGCGTGAAGGCGATCATCGTCGTTCCCGTGACGACGCCGCAGGTCAAGGTCGACGCCGTGCGCGCGCACGGCGGTCCGACCGTCGAAGTCGTGCAGTCAGGCGAGTCGTATAGCGACGCCTACGCGCACGCCGTCAAGCTGCAGGAACAGCAAGGCCTGACCTTCGTGCATCCTTTCGACGACGAATACGTAATCGCCGGTCAGGGCACCGTCGCGATGGAAGTGCTGAGCCAGCATCAGGCGCCCATTCACGCGATCTTCGTCCCCATCGGCGGCGGCGGTCTCGCGGCCGGCATCGCGGCGTACGTGAAATCGGTGCGCCCGGAGATCAAGGTGATCGGCGTGCAGACGGACGACTCGTGCGCGATGGCGGAGTCGATCAAGGCCGGCAAGCGCGTGACGCTCAACGAAGTCGGCCTGTTCTCGGACGGCACGGCCGTGAAACTCGTCGGCGAAGAGACGTTCCGCCTGTGCCAGCAATACCTCGACGAAGTGCTGACCGTGAACACCGACGCGCTGTGCGCCGCGATCAAGGACGTCTTCCAGGACACGCGCAGCGTGCTGGAGCCGGCCGGCTCGCTGGCCGTCGCGGGCGCCAAGCAGTATGCCGAGCGCGAAGGCATCGAGAACCAGACGCTGATCGCCGTCACGTCCGGCGCGAACATGAACTTCGACCGCATGCGCTTCGTCGCGGAACGCGCCGAAGTCGGTGAAGCGCGCGAGGCAGTGTTCGCCGTGACGATTCCCGAAGAGCGCGGCAGCTTCAAGCGCTTCTGCGAACTGGTCGGCACGCGCAGCGTCACCGAGTTCAACTACCGCATTGCGGATGCGAACTCCGCCCATATCTTCGTCGGCGTGCAGATCCGCAACCGCGGCGAGTCCGCGCAGATCGCGGGCACGTTCGAAGAGCACGGCTTCGCGACCGTCGATCTGACGGGCGACGAACTGTCGAAGCAGCACATCCGCTACATGGTCGGTGGCCGCTCGCCGCTCGCGCACGACGAGCGCCTGTTCCGCTTCGAGTTTCCGGAGCGGCCGGGCGCGCTGATGAAATTCCTGTCGTCGATGGCGCCGAACTGGAACATCAGCCTGTTCCATTACCGGAATCAGGGCGCGGACTACAGTTCGATTCTCGTCGGCATCCAGGTGCCGTCGGCGGAAGATGCGGAATTCGCGCGCTTCCTCGCGACGCTCGGCTATCCGTATTGGGAAGAGACGTCGAACCCGGTGTACCGGCTGTTCCTCGGCTAA
- a CDS encoding DUF3683 domain-containing protein, with the protein MNAPQVFDPNGAAASVAADTEARLREIPYNYTSFSDREIVIRLLGDEAWAALDELRAERRTGRSARMLYEVLGDIWVVRRNPYLQDDLLDNPKRRALLIEALNHRLTEIEKRRRADLVEHADDAGVGRAARVETLVGAARRAVDAFAAEFDKMADLRRRATKVLGRQTQKDNIRFDGIARVSHVTDATDWRVEYPFVVLTPDTEAEIAGLIKACFELGLTVIPRGGGTGYTGGAVPLTPFSAVINTEKLEQLGAVELTELPGVAHKVPTIFSGAGVVTRRVTEAAEQAGYVFAVDPTSLDASCIGGNVAMNAGGKKAVLWGTALDNLAWWRMVDPEGNWLEVTRLDHNLGKIHDIPVARFELKWFDGEYAPGEKLLRTELLDIEGRRFRKEGLGKDVTDKFLAGLPGIQKEGCDGLITSARWVLHKMPAHTRTVCLEFFGQAREAIPSIVEIKDYLFETSKQGGAILAGLEHLDERYLRAVGYATKSKRNAFPKMVLIGDIVGNDADAVATATSEVIRMANGKSGEGFVAVSAEARKRFWLDRSRTAAIAKHTNAFKINEDVVIPLNRMGEYTDGIERINIELSIKNKLQLVDALEAFFRGGKLPLGKSDDANEIPSAELLEDRVQQALELLAHVKKRWEFLRDRLDLSLREAQHYLVQLGYAGLAEKFADRVDDQPDANVFHIVQDRTVRVSWKQEIRAELRQIFNGGEFKPILDEAQAIHKQVLRGRVFVALHMHAGDGNVHTNIPVNSDNYEMLQDAHIAVARIMKLARSLDGVISGEHGIGITKLEFLTEDEIGEFRAYKQRVDPHGRFNKGKLLEGADLRNAYTPSFGLMGYESLIMQQSDIGAIADSVKDCLRCGKCKPVCATHVPRANLLYSPRNKILATSLLVEAFLYEEQTRRGVSIKHWDEFNDVADHCTVCHKCVTPCPVKIDFGDVTMNMRNLLRKMGKKKFNAGNAAGMFFLNATNPQTINLARTAMMGVGYKAQRLGNEVLKKIVKKQTARPPATTGKPPVMEQVIHFVNKKMPGNLPKKTARALLDIEDNKIVPIIRNPKTTTVDSEAVFYFPGCGSERLFSQVGLATQAMLWEAGVQTVLPPGYLCCGYPQRGSGQFDKAEQIVTDNRVLFHRVANTLNYLDIKTVVVSCGTCYDQLAGYEFEKIFPGCRIIDIHEFLLEKGIRLDGVTGTRYMYHDPCHTPIKTIDPVKLVNELMGTEKNDGYKIEKNDRCCGESGTLAVTRPDVSTQVRFRKEEEIRKGAAKLRNIPVVADAGANAINMANAAAGAAGAPAGSVLKAGDGPQPNGANGANGANGANGATDVKILTSCPSCLQGLSRYNEDANVEADYIVVEIARHVLGDNWMADYVQRANNGGIERVLV; encoded by the coding sequence ATGAACGCACCTCAAGTTTTCGATCCGAACGGCGCCGCCGCCTCCGTTGCCGCCGATACCGAAGCGCGTCTGCGCGAAATCCCATACAACTACACGTCGTTCTCCGACCGCGAAATCGTCATCCGTCTGCTCGGCGACGAAGCCTGGGCCGCGCTCGACGAACTGCGCGCGGAGCGCCGCACCGGCCGCTCGGCACGCATGCTGTATGAAGTCCTCGGTGATATCTGGGTCGTGCGTCGCAATCCTTACCTGCAGGACGACCTGCTCGACAATCCGAAGCGCCGCGCGCTGCTGATCGAAGCGCTGAATCACCGTCTCACGGAAATCGAAAAGCGCCGCCGCGCCGATCTCGTCGAACATGCCGACGACGCCGGTGTCGGACGTGCCGCGCGCGTCGAAACGCTCGTCGGCGCCGCGCGCCGCGCCGTCGATGCGTTCGCCGCCGAATTCGACAAGATGGCCGACTTGCGACGTCGCGCGACCAAAGTGCTGGGCCGTCAGACGCAGAAGGACAACATCCGCTTCGACGGCATCGCACGTGTCTCGCACGTGACGGACGCGACCGACTGGCGCGTCGAATACCCGTTCGTCGTGTTGACGCCGGACACGGAAGCCGAAATCGCCGGCCTCATCAAGGCGTGTTTCGAACTCGGCCTGACCGTGATTCCGCGCGGAGGCGGCACGGGCTACACGGGCGGCGCGGTGCCGCTCACGCCGTTCTCGGCCGTCATCAACACGGAAAAGCTCGAACAGCTCGGCGCCGTCGAACTGACGGAACTGCCCGGCGTCGCGCACAAGGTGCCGACCATTTTCTCGGGCGCGGGCGTCGTCACGCGCCGCGTCACGGAAGCGGCCGAGCAGGCCGGCTACGTGTTCGCTGTCGATCCGACTTCGCTGGACGCTTCCTGCATCGGCGGCAATGTCGCGATGAACGCGGGCGGCAAGAAGGCCGTGCTGTGGGGCACGGCGCTCGATAACCTCGCCTGGTGGCGCATGGTCGACCCGGAAGGGAACTGGCTCGAAGTCACGCGCCTCGATCACAACCTCGGCAAGATTCACGACATCCCCGTCGCACGTTTCGAACTGAAGTGGTTCGACGGCGAGTACGCGCCGGGCGAAAAGCTGCTGCGCACCGAACTGCTCGACATCGAAGGCCGCCGCTTCCGCAAGGAAGGTCTTGGCAAGGACGTAACGGATAAATTCCTCGCGGGTCTGCCGGGCATCCAGAAGGAAGGCTGCGACGGTCTGATCACGTCGGCGCGCTGGGTGCTGCACAAGATGCCCGCGCACACGCGCACGGTTTGCCTCGAATTCTTCGGCCAGGCGCGCGAGGCGATTCCGAGCATCGTCGAAATCAAGGACTATCTGTTCGAAACGTCGAAGCAGGGCGGCGCGATTCTCGCTGGCCTCGAACACCTCGACGAACGCTATCTGCGCGCCGTCGGCTACGCGACGAAGAGCAAGCGCAACGCCTTTCCGAAGATGGTGCTGATCGGCGATATCGTCGGCAACGATGCGGACGCGGTGGCGACGGCTACGTCCGAAGTGATCCGCATGGCCAATGGCAAGAGCGGCGAAGGCTTCGTGGCGGTCAGCGCCGAGGCTCGCAAGCGCTTCTGGCTCGACCGCAGCCGCACGGCCGCGATCGCGAAGCACACCAACGCGTTCAAGATCAACGAAGACGTCGTGATTCCGCTCAACCGCATGGGCGAATACACGGACGGCATCGAGCGCATCAACATCGAGCTGTCGATCAAGAACAAGCTGCAACTGGTCGACGCCCTCGAAGCGTTCTTCAGGGGCGGCAAGCTGCCGCTCGGCAAGAGCGACGACGCGAACGAAATCCCGAGCGCCGAACTGCTCGAAGACCGCGTGCAGCAGGCGCTGGAACTGCTCGCGCACGTGAAGAAGCGCTGGGAATTCCTGCGCGACAGGCTCGATCTGTCATTGCGCGAGGCGCAGCACTATCTGGTGCAGCTCGGCTATGCGGGACTCGCGGAGAAATTCGCGGACCGCGTCGACGATCAGCCGGACGCGAACGTCTTCCACATCGTGCAGGACCGTACGGTGCGCGTGTCGTGGAAGCAGGAAATCCGCGCGGAACTGCGCCAGATCTTCAACGGCGGCGAGTTCAAGCCGATCCTCGACGAAGCGCAAGCCATCCACAAGCAGGTGCTGCGCGGCCGCGTGTTCGTCGCGCTGCACATGCACGCGGGCGACGGCAACGTTCACACGAACATCCCCGTCAACTCCGACAACTACGAGATGCTGCAGGACGCGCATATCGCAGTGGCGCGCATCATGAAGCTTGCGCGTTCGCTGGATGGCGTGATTTCCGGCGAGCACGGCATCGGCATCACGAAGCTCGAATTCCTGACGGAAGACGAGATCGGCGAATTCCGCGCGTACAAGCAGCGCGTCGATCCGCACGGCCGCTTCAACAAGGGCAAATTGCTCGAAGGCGCGGACCTTCGCAACGCGTACACGCCGTCGTTCGGACTGATGGGTTATGAATCGCTGATCATGCAGCAGTCCGATATCGGCGCGATTGCCGATTCGGTGAAGGACTGCCTGCGCTGCGGCAAGTGCAAGCCGGTTTGCGCAACGCACGTGCCGCGCGCGAACCTGCTGTACAGCCCGCGCAACAAGATTCTCGCGACGTCGCTGCTGGTCGAGGCGTTCCTGTACGAAGAACAGACGCGCCGCGGCGTGTCGATCAAGCATTGGGACGAGTTCAACGACGTCGCCGATCACTGCACCGTCTGCCACAAGTGCGTGACGCCGTGCCCGGTGAAGATCGACTTCGGCGACGTCACGATGAACATGCGCAATCTGCTGCGCAAGATGGGCAAGAAGAAGTTCAACGCGGGCAACGCGGCGGGCATGTTCTTCCTCAACGCGACGAATCCGCAGACCATCAACCTCGCGCGCACCGCGATGATGGGCGTCGGCTACAAGGCGCAGCGCCTCGGCAACGAGGTGCTGAAGAAGATCGTCAAGAAGCAGACGGCGCGTCCGCCCGCGACCACGGGCAAGCCGCCCGTGATGGAGCAGGTGATCCACTTCGTCAACAAGAAGATGCCGGGCAACCTGCCGAAGAAAACGGCGCGCGCGTTGCTCGACATCGAAGACAACAAGATCGTGCCGATCATCCGCAATCCGAAAACGACGACCGTCGATTCGGAAGCGGTGTTCTACTTCCCCGGCTGCGGTTCCGAGCGCCTGTTTTCGCAGGTCGGTCTCGCGACGCAGGCGATGTTGTGGGAAGCGGGCGTGCAGACGGTGCTGCCGCCGGGCTATCTGTGCTGCGGCTATCCGCAGCGCGGCTCGGGCCAGTTCGACAAGGCCGAGCAGATCGTCACGGATAACCGCGTGCTGTTCCATCGCGTCGCGAATACGCTGAACTATCTCGACATCAAGACGGTGGTGGTGTCGTGCGGCACGTGTTACGACCAGTTGGCCGGGTACGAATTCGAGAAGATTTTCCCGGGCTGCCGGATCATCGACATCCACGAATTCCTGCTGGAGAAGGGCATCAGGCTCGACGGCGTAACGGGCACGCGCTACATGTATCACGACCCGTGTCACACGCCGATCAAGACGATCGACCCGGTCAAGCTCGTCAATGAACTGATGGGCACCGAGAAGAACGACGGCTACAAGATCGAGAAGAACGATCGCTGCTGCGGCGAATCGGGCACGCTCGCAGTGACGCGTCCGGACGTGTCGACGCAGGTGCGCTTCCGCAAGGAAGAGGAAATCCGTAAGGGTGCCGCGAAGCTGCGCAACATCCCGGTCGTCGCCGATGCGGGCGCGAACGCGATCAACATGGCGAACGCGGCAGCGGGCGCGGCGGGTGCGCCTGCCGGTTCGGTGCTGAAGGCCGGCGACGGTCCGCAGCCGAACGGCGCGAACGGCGCGAACGGCGCGAACGGCGCGAACGGTGCCACGGACGTCAAGATCCTGACGAGCTGCCCGTCCTGCCTGCAGGGCCTGTCGCGCTACAACGAAGACGCGAACGTCGAAGCGGACTACATCGTGGTCGAGATCGCGCGTCACGTGCTCGGCGACAACTGGATGGCGGATTATGTCCAGCGCGCGAACAATGGCGGAATCGAGCGCGTGCTGGTCTAA
- a CDS encoding HIT family protein, translating into MDCIFCREDGGDVLWQDDTLRVVLADEHDYPGFCRVIWNRHVAEFSDLGDGDRDRVMRVVYAVERAIRRILQPVKVNLASLGNQVPHVHWHVIPRFSNDAHFPLPIWAPRQRTVSEAMLSQRRAQATLLREAVRGEIEHALA; encoded by the coding sequence ATGGACTGTATCTTCTGCCGTGAGGACGGCGGCGATGTGCTGTGGCAGGACGACACACTGCGTGTCGTCCTCGCCGACGAACACGACTATCCCGGCTTTTGCCGCGTGATCTGGAACAGGCACGTCGCCGAGTTCTCCGATCTGGGCGACGGCGATCGCGATCGCGTGATGCGCGTGGTGTACGCCGTCGAGCGCGCGATCCGTCGCATCCTGCAACCCGTCAAGGTGAACCTGGCGAGCCTCGGCAACCAGGTTCCGCATGTTCACTGGCACGTGATCCCGCGTTTTTCCAACGACGCGCATTTCCCGCTGCCCATCTGGGCGCCGCGTCAGCGCACGGTATCGGAAGCGATGCTGTCGCAACGGCGCGCACAGGCCACGTTGCTGCGCGAAGCGGTACGCGGCGAAATCGAACACGCTCTCGCCTGA
- a CDS encoding gamma-butyrobetaine hydroxylase-like domain-containing protein — MSGLTPDTPVPTGVVVHAVSRVLELQYANGNSYRVPFELMRVFSPSAEVRGHGPGQETLQTGKREVTITALEGVGNYALQPTFSDGHNTGIYSWDLLWDLATRQDELWAEYFDKLQAAGVERDAPMPVSSPAHGHRH; from the coding sequence ATGAGTGGATTGACACCCGACACGCCGGTCCCCACCGGCGTCGTCGTTCATGCCGTATCGCGCGTACTCGAACTGCAGTACGCGAACGGCAACAGTTACCGCGTGCCGTTCGAACTGATGCGCGTCTTTTCGCCTTCCGCCGAAGTGCGCGGCCACGGTCCCGGCCAGGAAACGCTGCAGACGGGCAAGCGCGAAGTGACGATCACCGCGCTCGAAGGCGTCGGCAACTATGCGTTGCAGCCCACTTTCTCCGACGGCCACAACACGGGCATCTATTCGTGGGACCTGTTGTGGGATCTCGCGACCCGTCAGGACGAACTCTGGGCCGAGTATTTCGACAAACTTCAGGCAGCAGGCGTCGAGCGCGACGCACCGATGCCCGTATCCAGTCCAGCGCACGGCCACAGACACTGA
- the ubiE gene encoding bifunctional demethylmenaquinone methyltransferase/2-methoxy-6-polyprenyl-1,4-benzoquinol methylase UbiE, whose protein sequence is MTKTHFGYQTVDEQEKAKKVAGVFHSVASNYDLMNDLMSGGLHRAWKAFTIAQANVRPGYKVLDIAGGTGDLSKAFAKRAGETGEVWHTDINESMLRVGRDRLIDKGVITPALLCDAEKIPFPDNYFDVVTVAFGLRNMTHKDAALAEMRRVLKPAGRLLVLEFSKVWDPLKKAYDVYSFKVLPWLGDRFAKDADSYRYLAESIRMHPDQETLKTMMEQAGLDAVKYYNLSAGVVALHVGTKY, encoded by the coding sequence ATGACCAAAACCCACTTCGGCTATCAGACAGTCGACGAACAGGAAAAAGCGAAGAAAGTGGCCGGTGTGTTCCACTCGGTCGCCTCCAACTATGACCTGATGAACGACCTGATGTCGGGCGGGCTGCACCGCGCGTGGAAGGCGTTCACGATTGCGCAGGCCAACGTGCGGCCGGGCTACAAGGTGCTCGACATCGCGGGCGGCACGGGCGATCTGTCGAAAGCATTTGCGAAGCGGGCGGGCGAAACGGGCGAAGTCTGGCACACGGACATCAACGAATCGATGCTGCGCGTGGGCCGCGATCGTCTGATCGACAAGGGCGTCATTACGCCGGCGCTGCTGTGCGACGCCGAGAAGATCCCGTTCCCGGACAACTACTTCGACGTGGTCACCGTGGCATTCGGCTTGCGCAACATGACGCACAAGGACGCCGCGCTCGCCGAAATGCGTCGCGTGCTGAAGCCGGCGGGGCGTTTGCTCGTGCTGGAATTCTCGAAGGTCTGGGATCCGCTCAAAAAGGCTTACGACGTCTATTCTTTTAAGGTGCTTCCGTGGCTCGGCGATCGCTTTGCCAAGGACGCCGACAGCTATCGCTACCTCGCGGAATCGATCCGGATGCATCCGGACCAGGAAACTTTAAAAACGATGATGGAACAAGCTGGCCTCGACGCCGTCAAATATTACAATTTGTCAGCTGGCGTGGTAGCCTTGCATGTGGGGACGAAATACTAA
- a CDS encoding Tim44 domain-containing protein, translating into MSDSNLSSRCKVKGAWARRIGLIAMVGLISVGTLASLDAEAKRMGGGRSMGRQSNITQPHQQTAPSPSQSPGAPSQAMQQQRPATPPPTPAAQPNRSRWLGPIAGLAAGLGIAALLSHFGLGEAFAGMMSNLIVIALIAFVAIWLIRKFVSRKRDAQSPAYAGGSPTLNAGGTGYSQEPRYTAPPTGSYLGPQGNPLTTPDVAATPTVPAGFDSEAFLRNAKVYFVRLQAAWDAGNMDDIREFTTPEMFAEVRVDLSSRGADKNQTDVVKLDADLLGVEDRGSEYLASVRFHGLIRETSGGSAEPFEEIWNLSKRTGEGWLLAGIQQVNLH; encoded by the coding sequence ATGTCTGATTCGAATCTGTCATCTCGTTGTAAGGTTAAGGGGGCTTGGGCGAGGAGAATCGGACTGATCGCGATGGTCGGCCTGATCTCTGTCGGCACGCTGGCCTCGCTCGACGCCGAAGCGAAACGCATGGGCGGCGGCCGCAGTATGGGGCGTCAGTCGAACATCACCCAGCCGCATCAGCAGACGGCGCCGTCGCCTTCGCAGTCGCCGGGCGCGCCGTCGCAGGCAATGCAGCAGCAGCGTCCCGCGACGCCGCCGCCTACGCCCGCCGCGCAGCCTAACCGTTCGCGCTGGCTGGGACCGATCGCCGGTCTCGCGGCAGGTCTCGGTATCGCCGCGCTGCTGTCGCACTTCGGCCTGGGCGAAGCGTTCGCCGGCATGATGTCGAACCTGATCGTGATCGCGCTGATCGCGTTCGTCGCCATCTGGCTGATCCGCAAGTTCGTTAGCCGCAAGCGCGATGCGCAGTCGCCCGCTTACGCAGGCGGCTCGCCGACGCTGAACGCGGGCGGCACGGGCTACTCGCAGGAGCCGCGCTACACGGCGCCTCCCACGGGCTCGTACCTCGGACCGCAAGGCAATCCGCTGACGACGCCCGATGTCGCCGCTACACCGACAGTTCCGGCTGGCTTCGATTCGGAAGCTTTCCTGCGCAACGCGAAGGTCTACTTCGTGCGTCTGCAGGCGGCGTGGGATGCCGGCAATATGGACGACATCCGTGAATTCACGACGCCTGAAATGTTCGCCGAAGTGCGGGTGGATCTGAGCTCGCGCGGCGCCGACAAGAACCAGACCGACGTCGTGAAGCTCGACGCCGATCTGCTGGGCGTCGAGGATCGCGGCAGCGAGTACCTGGCGAGCGTGCGTTTCCACGGCCTGATCCGCGAAACGTCGGGCGGCTCGGCGGAACCGTTCGAAGAAATCTGGAACCTGTCGAAGCGCACGGGCGAAGGCTGGCTGCTCGCGGGCATCCAGCAAGTCAATCTTCACTGA
- a CDS encoding ubiquinone biosynthesis accessory factor UbiJ, translating into MTLAAKPFAAAVNHLLARESWARERLTPYAGKTARLSCPPITLILLVQPDGYLSAVDESEAQAFDVTVAVPSDAVPAFVQGGQAAVMKHVKIEGDAEFATVIAKLAEHLRWEPEEDLAKLVGDGPAWRIASVARTVGDHALRTGRNLLESVTEYLLDENPQLVRRAALDDFNAELARARDALARVEKRIERLEQKVEARGANAPGGAATSRGTR; encoded by the coding sequence ATGACCCTTGCCGCCAAGCCCTTCGCTGCTGCCGTCAACCATCTGCTCGCTCGCGAATCGTGGGCGCGCGAACGTCTCACCCCATACGCCGGCAAGACTGCGCGGCTGTCCTGTCCTCCCATCACGCTGATCCTGCTGGTGCAGCCGGACGGCTATCTGAGCGCCGTCGACGAAAGCGAAGCGCAGGCGTTCGACGTCACGGTCGCTGTACCCTCGGACGCCGTTCCCGCGTTCGTGCAAGGCGGTCAGGCTGCCGTGATGAAGCACGTGAAGATCGAAGGCGACGCCGAGTTCGCCACGGTGATCGCAAAGCTCGCCGAGCATTTGCGCTGGGAGCCGGAAGAAGATCTCGCGAAGCTCGTCGGCGACGGGCCGGCATGGCGGATTGCGTCGGTGGCGCGCACGGTCGGCGATCATGCGCTGCGTACGGGCCGTAATCTGCTCGAATCGGTCACTGAGTATCTGCTGGACGAAAACCCGCAGCTCGTTCGCCGCGCCGCGCTCGACGATTTCAACGCCGAACTCGCGCGAGCCCGAGACGCGCTGGCGCGCGTCGAGAAGCGCATCGAGCGTCTCGAACAGAAGGTCGAAGCCCGTGGCGCCAATGCGCCGGGCGGCGCCGCCACGTCGCGCGGCACGCGCTAG